In Mucilaginibacter celer, one DNA window encodes the following:
- a CDS encoding acyl-CoA dehydrogenase family protein gives MAKTDLYEAPDYYLLDELLTDEHKLIRASVRDWVKKELSPIIEDYAQRAEFPSQLLKGLAEIGAFGPTIPVEYGGAGLDYTSYGIIMQELERGDSGIRSTASVQGSLVMYPIYAYGSEEQRKKYLPKLASGEMMGCFGLTEPDHGSNPGGMTTNIKDAGDHYILNGAKMWISNSPFADIAVVWAKDEEGKIRGLVVERGMEGFTTPATHNKWSLRASATGELVFDHVKVPKENIFPNVIGIKGPLGCLNQARYGIAWGALGAAMDCYDTALRYAKEREQFGKPIGGFQLQQKKLAEMITEITKGQLMVWRLGNLKNENRATPAQISMAKRNSVETAITIAREARQMLGGMGITGEYPIMRHMMNLESVITYEGTHDIHLLITGMDVTGLDAFK, from the coding sequence ATGGCTAAAACAGACCTGTACGAGGCTCCCGATTATTACCTGTTAGATGAACTTCTTACCGACGAGCATAAGCTGATCCGCGCCTCAGTGCGCGATTGGGTAAAGAAGGAATTAAGCCCCATTATTGAGGATTACGCCCAGCGTGCCGAGTTCCCGTCGCAGTTATTAAAAGGTTTGGCGGAGATAGGCGCATTCGGCCCTACAATCCCGGTTGAATACGGCGGCGCAGGCTTGGATTATACATCGTACGGCATTATTATGCAGGAACTGGAACGCGGCGATTCGGGCATTCGCTCAACGGCTTCGGTACAGGGATCACTGGTAATGTACCCCATTTACGCTTACGGCAGCGAAGAGCAGCGTAAAAAATACCTGCCCAAACTGGCCAGCGGCGAAATGATGGGCTGCTTCGGCCTTACCGAGCCCGATCATGGTTCAAACCCCGGCGGCATGACCACCAATATTAAAGATGCCGGCGATCATTATATTTTAAATGGGGCCAAAATGTGGATCTCCAATTCGCCTTTTGCCGATATAGCCGTTGTTTGGGCTAAAGATGAGGAAGGAAAAATACGCGGACTCGTTGTTGAGCGCGGTATGGAAGGTTTTACAACCCCGGCTACGCACAACAAATGGTCGTTAAGGGCATCAGCCACCGGCGAACTGGTTTTTGATCATGTTAAAGTACCTAAAGAGAATATTTTCCCCAATGTTATAGGTATAAAAGGTCCGCTGGGGTGTTTAAACCAGGCCCGTTATGGCATAGCCTGGGGAGCTCTCGGTGCCGCCATGGATTGCTACGATACCGCCCTGCGTTATGCCAAAGAACGCGAGCAGTTTGGCAAGCCTATCGGCGGTTTTCAGCTTCAACAAAAAAAACTTGCCGAAATGATAACCGAAATCACCAAAGGGCAGTTGATGGTTTGGCGCCTTGGCAATTTAAAAAATGAAAACCGGGCTACTCCTGCTCAAATCTCCATGGCAAAGCGAAACAGCGTTGAAACAGCCATCACCATTGCCCGCGAAGCAAGGCAAATGCTTGGCGGCATGGGTATTACCGGCGAATACCCGATAATGAGGCACATGATGAACCTCGAATCGGTGATAACCTACGAAGGCACGCACGATATCCACCTGCTGATAACCGGTATGGACGTAACGGGCCTGGATGCTTTCAAATAA
- a CDS encoding ATP-binding protein, which translates to MAIVWLLLLNSCTDKTNDTGDYSAQFKPVYDTVTLYNTVWKNPHKAIKYLDSAYRYVKKPFVADQFRYYAFHFLYNRKELHNQKVAIAYADSMIAMAKKSITQKQYQQQYAEASFAAGDAYSDLQQYDDAYKYFYQGYYIGKSGLNDAILAEYTYRMGMMLFKQGHYREAANYFKISYKQSFAYHDDFRSFYQRQELLDNIGESYKNSGDIDSASLYLQKTLDYINVNAKRFGNDPSKLEVARGVVYGNQGDVALNTKNYNRAEELLKKSIAINLQPHNDNRDAQLTEIKLARLYLQTNRTDDLFKILQTLRTQLDTLKNEEAETGWNKLMSSYYVIKQDDQNALHYLQNYSALKDSLAKRALSLKRTDISQQQASFDKQDQIENLKGHNTLQLVYIYLAVLFSVMAVIIIFLVFRNLKRSKKDVIAVKKLNNQIRLQKTELENTLEEVNLASREKDRILRTVAHDLRNPLGGIASLSTAMVEDTNDEEQNNLINLIKETSFNSLELINEILEAANTASAAFNKEWVEINSLVGNSVELLRFKAAEKKQEIILCLLDNPTELLINREKIWRVMSNLISNAIKFSPKGAVINVHVTEKDGGVELCVTDHGIGIPHQLQQQVFNMFTNAKRAGTDGEKSFGLGLSICRQIVEKHSGKIWLESEVNTGSSFHVYLPTEV; encoded by the coding sequence ATGGCTATTGTATGGCTATTGCTATTAAATTCCTGTACCGACAAAACCAACGACACCGGCGATTACTCAGCCCAATTCAAGCCGGTATATGATACCGTTACCCTATATAATACCGTTTGGAAAAATCCGCACAAGGCCATTAAATATCTCGATTCAGCATACAGGTACGTAAAAAAGCCTTTCGTGGCCGATCAGTTCCGCTATTATGCCTTTCATTTTCTGTATAACCGTAAAGAACTTCATAACCAAAAGGTAGCCATAGCCTATGCCGACAGCATGATAGCCATGGCAAAAAAAAGCATCACCCAAAAACAATACCAGCAGCAATATGCCGAAGCAAGCTTTGCCGCAGGTGATGCCTACTCAGATCTGCAACAGTACGATGATGCCTATAAATATTTTTACCAGGGATATTACATTGGTAAAAGTGGCCTTAACGATGCCATTTTAGCCGAATATACTTACCGCATGGGCATGATGCTGTTTAAACAGGGGCATTACCGCGAAGCAGCCAATTACTTCAAAATAAGCTACAAACAAAGTTTTGCTTACCACGATGATTTCAGGTCATTTTACCAGCGGCAGGAACTGCTTGATAACATTGGCGAAAGCTATAAAAATAGCGGCGATATTGACAGTGCCAGCCTTTACCTGCAGAAAACGCTTGATTATATTAACGTAAACGCAAAACGTTTCGGCAACGATCCATCAAAACTGGAGGTTGCGCGTGGTGTAGTTTATGGTAACCAGGGAGATGTTGCTTTGAACACCAAAAACTATAACCGGGCCGAAGAGCTGCTGAAAAAGAGCATCGCCATAAACCTGCAGCCTCATAATGATAACCGCGACGCGCAATTAACCGAAATAAAGCTTGCCCGCCTTTACCTGCAAACCAACAGAACCGATGATCTGTTTAAAATATTGCAAACCCTGCGCACCCAGCTTGATACCCTGAAAAATGAAGAGGCCGAAACCGGCTGGAATAAGCTAATGAGCAGCTATTATGTAATAAAACAGGACGACCAGAATGCGCTTCATTACCTGCAAAACTATTCGGCCTTAAAAGATTCGTTAGCAAAGCGGGCTTTATCGTTAAAGCGCACGGATATCAGCCAGCAGCAGGCCAGTTTTGATAAGCAGGACCAGATTGAAAACCTTAAGGGCCATAACACGCTGCAGCTTGTTTACATTTACCTGGCTGTTTTATTTTCGGTGATGGCCGTTATCATCATCTTCCTGGTGTTCCGCAATCTTAAACGCTCAAAAAAAGACGTTATCGCTGTAAAAAAATTAAACAACCAGATCAGGCTGCAAAAAACTGAGTTGGAAAATACGCTTGAAGAAGTTAACCTGGCCAGCAGAGAAAAAGACCGGATTCTGCGTACAGTGGCCCATGACCTGCGTAATCCGCTGGGTGGGATAGCCTCGTTATCAACGGCCATGGTTGAGGATACTAACGATGAGGAACAAAACAATCTCATCAATCTCATCAAAGAAACCTCTTTCAACTCGCTCGAACTGATTAATGAAATTTTAGAGGCGGCCAATACTGCGTCGGCTGCTTTTAATAAAGAGTGGGTGGAAATTAACAGCCTGGTTGGTAACAGCGTAGAACTTTTACGGTTTAAAGCCGCCGAAAAGAAACAGGAAATTATACTCTGCCTGTTAGATAACCCAACCGAACTACTGATAAACCGCGAAAAAATTTGGCGGGTTATGAGCAACCTGATCAGTAACGCAATAAAATTCAGCCCCAAAGGCGCGGTAATAAATGTGCATGTAACCGAAAAAGACGGCGGAGTTGAATTATGTGTTACAGATCATGGTATAGGCATCCCGCACCAATTGCAGCAACAGGTATTTAACATGTTCACCAACGCTAAGCGGGCAGGCACAGATGGCGAAAAATCTTTCGGGCTTGGGCTGTCCATCTGCCGCCAGATAGTTGAAAAACACAGCGGAAAGATTTGGCTGGAAAGCGAAGTGAATACCGGATCGAGCTTTCATGTTTATCTCCCCACGGAGGTTTAA
- a CDS encoding tetratricopeptide repeat-containing sensor histidine kinase has product MACFFLTGSSCKKQQGGQLSSSAYNSIADTANKLYDNGQYEKAVHYLDSAFHHSSGLGFKQVYNYYFFVYNYNSHIKNDRNTALLYADSMLNMFDTPEKKLKFTNEYGQAHLSKGDVLFDMHRYNEAYGYFYSGKVIANNNLDDCTLGDYSYRMGMILYKQEHYGRAARFFKKSFEETASCDGNFNYFYRRQELLNNAGLSYSKKQMTDSAMYFYKQALEYLQNNKDRFKDRPQMGEVARGVIYGNMADIYIKQKNYDKAKGLLKKSIAINLRKGNDNNDAQYAELKLADIYDKENANDSLLSILNTIGLQFDSVKSIYAEQDWHLFMSHYFLKMNDHQRAMMHFKLYDELKDTITSNSRKLKEADVAEQVKSLEKDNEFNNLKKNNQLQHLYLNVTGVFAIMLIVIISLIFFNWQKSKKNIKTLGGLNNQINSQNHDLEKALKELRLNSQEKDRILRTVAHDLRNPIGGIASLTSVMSGENYTAEQKEMINLIRETSFNSIELINEILEATNSTSVVLNKEPVEINSLLNNSAELLRFKAAEKQQIISIITLSRPLEICISREKIWRVISNLISNAIKFSPVASAILVKAEELEREVKISVKDNGIGIPDKLKGQVFNMFTNAKRPGTAGEKSFGLGLSICRQIIEKHGGRIWFDSDTENGTTFYFTLPKEELKAEG; this is encoded by the coding sequence GTGGCCTGTTTTTTTTTAACCGGCAGTTCATGCAAAAAACAACAGGGCGGACAATTATCCTCATCGGCATACAACAGCATAGCTGACACGGCAAATAAGTTGTATGATAACGGGCAGTACGAAAAGGCGGTGCACTATCTCGATTCGGCCTTCCATCATTCTTCAGGCCTTGGTTTTAAACAGGTTTACAATTATTATTTTTTTGTTTACAACTACAATTCGCATATCAAAAATGATCGGAATACGGCCCTGCTATATGCCGATAGTATGCTGAACATGTTTGATACGCCCGAGAAAAAATTAAAATTCACTAACGAATACGGCCAGGCCCATTTATCAAAGGGAGATGTTTTGTTTGATATGCACCGCTATAACGAGGCTTACGGCTACTTTTACAGCGGCAAGGTGATTGCCAATAACAACCTTGACGATTGTACACTGGGCGATTACAGTTACCGCATGGGTATGATCCTTTACAAACAAGAGCATTATGGCCGGGCTGCACGTTTTTTTAAAAAGAGTTTTGAAGAAACGGCATCCTGCGATGGTAACTTCAACTATTTTTATCGTCGCCAGGAATTACTGAACAACGCCGGCCTTAGCTACAGTAAAAAGCAGATGACCGACAGCGCCATGTACTTTTACAAACAGGCGCTTGAATACCTGCAAAACAATAAAGACAGGTTTAAAGACAGGCCGCAAATGGGCGAAGTAGCCCGGGGGGTGATTTATGGCAATATGGCCGATATTTACATTAAGCAAAAAAATTATGACAAGGCCAAAGGTTTGCTTAAAAAAAGCATAGCCATAAACCTTCGTAAGGGTAATGATAATAACGATGCCCAATATGCCGAATTAAAACTGGCCGACATTTACGATAAAGAAAATGCCAACGATTCGTTACTGAGTATCCTTAATACTATCGGCCTGCAGTTTGACAGCGTAAAAAGCATCTATGCCGAGCAGGACTGGCACCTGTTTATGTCGCATTACTTTTTAAAAATGAACGACCATCAACGGGCCATGATGCATTTTAAATTGTATGATGAACTTAAAGATACCATTACCAGCAACAGCCGTAAATTAAAAGAAGCCGATGTGGCCGAACAGGTTAAAAGCCTGGAAAAGGACAACGAGTTTAACAACCTGAAAAAGAATAACCAGCTACAGCACCTGTATTTAAATGTAACCGGTGTTTTTGCCATTATGCTGATTGTTATTATCTCACTGATATTTTTCAACTGGCAAAAATCAAAAAAGAATATAAAAACGCTTGGCGGCCTCAACAACCAGATTAACAGCCAAAACCACGACCTGGAAAAGGCACTTAAGGAGTTACGCCTTAACAGCCAGGAAAAAGACCGCATACTGCGCACCGTAGCACACGACCTGCGCAACCCCATTGGCGGTATAGCATCGCTTACCAGTGTAATGAGCGGCGAAAATTATACCGCCGAGCAAAAGGAAATGATCAACCTGATCAGGGAAACCTCTTTTAACTCTATCGAACTGATTAACGAAATATTGGAAGCCACCAATTCCACATCGGTTGTGTTAAATAAGGAGCCTGTTGAAATTAATTCATTATTAAACAACAGCGCCGAGTTGCTGCGTTTTAAAGCTGCCGAAAAACAACAGATCATCAGCATTATAACCTTAAGTCGGCCATTGGAAATTTGCATCAGTCGTGAAAAAATCTGGCGGGTTATCAGTAACCTCATCAGCAACGCCATTAAATTCAGTCCGGTGGCATCGGCTATTTTGGTAAAGGCCGAGGAGTTGGAGCGTGAGGTGAAAATATCAGTAAAAGACAATGGGATAGGGATCCCTGATAAACTTAAAGGCCAGGTATTTAACATGTTCACCAATGCCAAACGCCCGGGCACCGCAGGCGAAAAATCGTTTGGCCTGGGGCTGTCCATCTGCCGGCAGATCATCGAAAAACATGGTGGCCGCATCTGGTTTGACAGCGATACCGAAAACGGTACAACCTTTTATTTTACATTGCCGAAGGAAGAGCTAAAGGCAGAAGGCTAA
- a CDS encoding GH1 family beta-glucosidase has translation MELTDRNIQLSKDLFGSDFDWGVSTAAFQVEGAHDADGKGLSVWDVFTAKKGKILNGDHAIEACDFYNRYEQDIDLIKQLSIPNFRFSISWTRILPDGTGRVNQAGIDYYNRVINYCIKQGIEPWLTVYHWDLPHVLEVKGGWTNREVIGWFSEFITICAQNFGDRVKHWMVMNEPVVFTGAGYFFGIHAPGRSGMKNFTPAIHHVTLSIAEGGRILRKLLPASAQIGTTFSCSQITPYTDKPKDIAAAVRADALINRLYIEPLLGMGYPIADLPALRDLKKYFYPGDEDKLKFDFDFIGIQNYTREVVKHSFFTPYIQASMVKAEKRGVELTAMRWEVYPPSIYHMIKKYDAYPGVKKIIITENGSAFPDSVTDGEVNDPQRRQYLQNYIAQVLKAKNEGCKVSGYFVWTLTDNFEWAEGYHPRFGLIHVDHATQKRTVKASGRWYGEFLKG, from the coding sequence ATGGAACTTACTGACCGGAATATACAATTAAGCAAGGATCTTTTTGGCAGCGACTTTGACTGGGGTGTTTCTACCGCCGCATTCCAGGTAGAGGGTGCACATGATGCAGATGGTAAAGGGCTATCCGTATGGGATGTATTCACCGCTAAAAAAGGGAAAATCCTTAACGGCGATCACGCCATTGAAGCCTGTGATTTTTATAACCGGTACGAACAGGATATCGACCTGATCAAACAACTCAGTATCCCCAATTTCCGCTTCTCTATCTCCTGGACCCGCATTTTACCCGATGGCACCGGCAGAGTTAACCAGGCGGGTATTGATTACTATAACCGGGTAATAAACTACTGTATTAAACAAGGCATTGAACCATGGCTTACCGTTTACCATTGGGATTTGCCCCATGTGCTTGAGGTAAAAGGAGGATGGACAAACCGCGAGGTTATAGGCTGGTTCAGCGAGTTTATCACTATTTGCGCTCAAAACTTTGGCGACAGGGTAAAACATTGGATGGTAATGAACGAGCCGGTTGTTTTCACCGGTGCCGGATATTTTTTCGGCATCCACGCGCCCGGGCGAAGCGGTATGAAGAATTTTACACCTGCCATTCACCACGTTACCTTAAGTATTGCCGAAGGCGGCAGGATTTTACGCAAACTGCTGCCCGCATCGGCACAGATAGGTACTACGTTTTCCTGCTCGCAAATTACACCGTACACCGATAAACCTAAGGACATTGCTGCTGCCGTACGTGCCGATGCATTGATAAACAGGCTCTACATCGAGCCTTTGCTGGGCATGGGTTACCCTATAGCCGACTTGCCTGCATTGCGGGATCTTAAAAAATACTTTTATCCCGGCGATGAGGATAAGCTGAAATTTGATTTTGATTTCATCGGCATTCAAAACTATACCCGCGAAGTGGTGAAACACTCGTTTTTTACGCCATATATCCAGGCCAGTATGGTTAAGGCCGAAAAACGGGGCGTTGAGCTTACAGCTATGCGCTGGGAGGTTTATCCGCCTTCTATTTATCACATGATAAAAAAATATGATGCATATCCCGGTGTAAAAAAAATTATCATTACCGAAAACGGTTCCGCTTTTCCCGATTCTGTTACCGATGGTGAAGTAAACGACCCGCAAAGGCGGCAATACCTGCAAAACTACATAGCGCAGGTTTTGAAGGCCAAAAACGAAGGCTGCAAAGTGAGCGGCTATTTTGTTTGGACATTAACCGATAATTTTGAATGGGCCGAAGGCTATCACCCCCGTTTTGGGTTAATTCACGTTGATCACGCCACGCAAAAACGAACGGTTAAAGCATCGGGCCGTTGGTATGGTGAGTTTTTGAAGGGATAA
- a CDS encoding DinB family protein: MKAYFIKLFDYNKFATQQILTAMADKDTPAVTIKLMTHLLTTELVWLERCSLATPTMTTPWPEPLSIDQCKQLVSPRHQAWTSFIDELSEADFDKVIPYHSFAGDYYENQLNEIITHVINHGTHTRAQIGQQLKFAGAQTLPITDYSYYLRLLNS; the protein is encoded by the coding sequence ATGAAAGCCTATTTTATCAAACTGTTTGATTACAACAAATTTGCCACCCAACAGATTTTAACGGCTATGGCCGATAAAGACACACCCGCCGTTACCATAAAGCTGATGACGCACCTCCTTACCACCGAGCTGGTTTGGCTTGAACGCTGCAGCCTCGCCACCCCTACCATGACCACGCCCTGGCCCGAACCGCTTAGCATCGACCAATGCAAGCAGTTGGTTAGCCCGAGACACCAGGCCTGGACCTCATTTATTGATGAGTTGAGCGAAGCTGATTTTGATAAGGTAATCCCCTATCACAGCTTTGCCGGCGATTATTATGAAAACCAACTCAACGAAATTATAACCCACGTAATTAATCATGGTACTCATACAAGGGCCCAGATAGGACAGCAACTAAAATTTGCCGGTGCCCAAACTTTACCCATTACAGATTATAGTTATTATTTAAGACTACTAAACAGCTAA
- a CDS encoding SCO family protein — translation MKKLWIGVIAIMLFNACKSNDNKTALPILGYKTPVTKTVNGKTVTDTEYATIPAFKFVNQYGDTITEKSLAGKIYVADFFFTTCPSICPVMHRNMLNVYKEFKDDADFRIISHTIDPKYDTVPVLKRHADKLGIAGNTWWLLHGEKGDTYKISKNYLQSVSEKNPKGEYIHDGFFILIDKQKRIRGSYEGTDPAEVTKLIADIKTLKAEPDQISAK, via the coding sequence ATGAAGAAACTATGGATAGGCGTAATTGCAATAATGCTTTTTAATGCCTGCAAATCAAACGATAACAAAACCGCGCTGCCTATATTGGGATACAAAACACCGGTTACCAAAACGGTTAACGGCAAAACCGTAACGGATACCGAATATGCCACCATACCGGCATTTAAGTTTGTAAACCAATACGGCGATACCATTACCGAAAAAAGCCTGGCCGGCAAAATTTACGTTGCCGATTTCTTTTTCACCACCTGCCCTTCTATTTGCCCGGTTATGCACCGCAATATGCTTAATGTATATAAAGAGTTTAAGGATGATGCCGATTTCAGGATCATTTCGCATACTATCGACCCAAAATACGATACCGTACCGGTATTAAAACGGCATGCCGATAAGCTTGGCATTGCCGGCAACACCTGGTGGCTATTGCATGGCGAAAAGGGCGATACTTATAAAATATCAAAAAACTACCTGCAAAGCGTATCCGAAAAAAATCCGAAAGGCGAATACATTCATGATGGTTTTTTTATTTTGATTGATAAGCAAAAACGCATCCGCGGCAGCTACGAAGGTACCGACCCTGCAGAGGTAACCAAACTGATAGCCGATATCAAAACCCTCAAAGCCGAACCAGATCAAATCAGCGCGAAATGA
- a CDS encoding c-type cytochrome, whose product MKLVFCGLLAMMVVILAASCQNEQEIEFNRYYSGGSALYQQYCQNCHGKEGLGLQSLIPPLTDSTYLKNNKTKLACFVQKGLEGKITVNGRVFDDQMQGDDLSPIEIAKVLTYITNSFGNKLGTINLEQVQGDLKNCK is encoded by the coding sequence ATGAAATTAGTTTTTTGCGGTTTGCTTGCTATGATGGTGGTTATTTTGGCCGCATCGTGCCAAAACGAACAGGAGATAGAGTTTAACCGTTACTACTCGGGCGGCAGTGCGCTTTATCAGCAGTATTGCCAAAATTGCCACGGCAAGGAGGGCCTGGGCCTGCAGTCGCTCATTCCACCGCTTACTGATTCTACGTATTTAAAGAACAATAAAACAAAACTGGCCTGTTTTGTACAAAAAGGCCTTGAAGGTAAAATAACTGTCAACGGCCGCGTTTTTGACGATCAGATGCAGGGTGATGATCTTTCACCCATCGAAATTGCTAAAGTGCTTACCTACATCACCAATTCGTTCGGCAACAAACTGGGAACCATTAACCTTGAACAGGTGCAGGGCGATTTGAAGAATTGTAAATAA
- a CDS encoding sigma-54-dependent transcriptional regulator, with amino-acid sequence MAKILIIDDERSIRSTLREILEYEDYEVEDVDNGVDGLQLIEKKDYDLVLCDIKMNRMDGMEVLTEGLAIKPDLPFIMISGHGTVETAVEASKKGAFDFISKPPDLNRLLITVRNALDRGSLVVEAKVLKRKVSKVRPILGDSQAIIKIKETIDRVAPTDARVLVTGANGSGKELVARWLHEKSHRSSAPIIEVNCAAIPSELIESELFGHEKGSFTSAIKQRIGKFESANGGTLFLDEIGDMSQSAQAKVLRALQENKITRVGGEKEIDVDVRVVAATNKDLLKEIEAGNFRMDLYHRLSVILIHVPPLIERKDDIPLLTQAFLDEICSEYGMPVKKISDAALEALKSLPWTGNIRELRNMVERLIILSDKIITDSDVKAFANPSAPVTAVAGEAAAAPQTDFDQFNNFQEYKDYAEREYIKFKLEKNNWNVSKTADDIDIQRSHLYSKIEKFGLKRGE; translated from the coding sequence ATGGCTAAAATTTTAATAATTGACGATGAGCGGTCGATCCGGAGCACGCTTCGCGAGATATTGGAGTATGAAGATTATGAAGTTGAAGACGTAGACAACGGAGTTGACGGTTTACAGCTTATTGAAAAAAAGGATTACGACCTGGTACTTTGCGATATCAAAATGAATCGCATGGATGGCATGGAGGTTTTAACCGAAGGCCTTGCCATTAAACCCGACCTGCCCTTTATCATGATATCAGGCCACGGCACGGTTGAAACCGCCGTTGAGGCCAGTAAAAAAGGCGCGTTCGATTTTATCTCGAAACCGCCTGATCTGAACCGCCTGCTTATCACCGTTCGCAACGCGCTTGATCGTGGTAGTTTGGTTGTTGAGGCCAAAGTTTTAAAACGCAAAGTATCTAAGGTTCGCCCTATTTTAGGCGATTCGCAGGCAATAATTAAAATAAAGGAAACTATCGACAGGGTAGCTCCCACCGATGCCCGCGTATTGGTAACCGGTGCCAACGGCAGCGGTAAAGAACTGGTTGCACGTTGGCTGCACGAAAAATCACACCGTTCATCGGCCCCTATTATAGAGGTGAACTGCGCGGCCATTCCTTCCGAGTTGATTGAAAGCGAACTATTCGGTCACGAAAAAGGATCGTTTACATCGGCTATTAAACAAAGGATAGGCAAATTTGAATCGGCCAATGGCGGTACCCTGTTTTTGGATGAGATTGGCGATATGAGCCAATCGGCACAGGCCAAGGTATTGCGTGCCCTGCAGGAAAATAAAATTACCCGGGTTGGCGGCGAAAAGGAAATTGATGTTGATGTACGTGTGGTAGCGGCAACCAACAAAGATTTGCTTAAAGAAATTGAAGCCGGCAACTTCAGGATGGACTTGTACCACCGCCTGAGCGTAATCCTGATCCATGTGCCACCACTCATTGAACGTAAGGACGATATCCCCCTGTTAACCCAGGCTTTTTTGGATGAGATTTGCAGCGAGTACGGCATGCCGGTTAAAAAGATCTCAGATGCGGCGCTGGAAGCATTAAAATCATTACCTTGGACAGGTAATATCCGCGAACTGCGCAACATGGTTGAGCGTTTAATTATTTTGAGCGATAAGATCATAACCGACAGCGATGTAAAAGCTTTTGCTAACCCATCGGCACCGGTTACCGCGGTTGCGGGTGAAGCGGCGGCAGCGCCACAAACTGATTTCGACCAGTTTAATAACTTCCAGGAGTACAAGGATTATGCTGAGCGCGAGTACATCAAATTCAAACTCGAAAAAAACAACTGGAATGTATCCAAAACGGCTGATGATATCGATATTCAGCGTAGTCACCTCTACAGTAAAATTGAAAAATTTGGTTTGAAAAGAGGCGAGTAA
- a CDS encoding lipocalin family protein, whose amino-acid sequence MKTYYLASFLLLTLAACNNQSKEVTETPKAATTLDGTWHLISSKSIQKGDTTVTTPPKDQEMFKMFNATNFAFFTHDLVHGKTAKPYYSSGAGTYTLNGDDYTEHLAYCDARDWENRDFKFKLTVTNDTLVQKGIEKIDSLKVDHEIIETYVKVK is encoded by the coding sequence ATGAAAACCTATTACTTAGCATCTTTTTTGTTATTAACCTTAGCGGCCTGCAACAATCAATCAAAAGAAGTTACCGAAACACCAAAAGCGGCAACCACGCTTGATGGCACCTGGCACCTTATCTCGAGCAAAAGCATCCAGAAAGGCGACACTACAGTAACCACCCCGCCAAAAGACCAGGAAATGTTTAAGATGTTTAACGCCACCAACTTCGCGTTTTTTACGCACGATTTGGTGCATGGTAAAACGGCTAAGCCATATTATTCTTCGGGCGCCGGCACTTATACCTTAAACGGCGACGATTACACCGAACACCTGGCCTACTGCGATGCCCGTGATTGGGAAAACCGCGATTTTAAATTCAAGCTTACCGTTACTAACGATACCCTGGTGCAAAAAGGTATTGAGAAGATTGACAGCCTGAAGGTAGATCACGAGATAATTGAGACTTATGTGAAGGTGAAGTAA